ggcgtgtgatttttatgtatgtatgtggatgtgaatgtagcaagggaagtttgtaagaatacTTTAaagcgttttttggtctctgcctactcctttagcagaaaggcgtgattttttgtacatatgtatattattgcaGTCTTCTCTGGGTATGTGCATGTGCTCTCGCTACATGGGGTGCTCTGGACGTATCGCTGGGACAGCTGCAGCGTTACAACGAGAGTCCCACGGTCGTGACCCTGGAGAAAGACTTCCGATCCTGGAGGTTTAGCCTTCCCGCCATTACTTGCTGTTATATGGTAAGAGCCAACagtttagattttaaattttttacaaggttgcatcacaataatgttttctttcacagttggaacaagtgattattatttctaataggtACTATAACTAGGAAAAGGCagtattataaatgagaaagtttgtGGGGATGGATGTATATGCCTTGTCTCTGTCaactttttcacgaaaaaactactgaaaattgtaataaaatttgatacacataagtatattataagctaGACTAGCgcaaaggatactttttaccacgggaaatCTAATAATCTATCAATATCTAATAATCTCTAgaattaatgtgtttttatttcttcagAATCGCATGGACCCAAACAAGTTGCCAGGCGTTATAAAGAAATACTGGAACATAGATGTACATGACGAACAATACGCCTATTATACCAGGTAacattatttcatttacaaactAAATGGAAAAGCGCTCGTAGCAATGCTCTCACCGGccggtaaactatctgtgggttaGGCTAAGGCGCAGTCATctaatagatgggtgaccgcatagtagtatttgaactgagcgtctccgtgcttcggagggtatgCACAAAGTCGGTCTCGATTGGTGCcaattaggataacagtcgtaaagccacgtcaaaggcctgtCGAGCTTGAAcgagctttgacactaggttgaccagtaaccatacggcattcaattaaatatttaacccCTTACTATATAAGTTAAGATACTAAAGTACTGAATAAGAAACGAGTAAGGCTTTAAGTCTATCACGTTGGTAAACTGCGGTTTGGGGAATACAGCGCGGTAATGGGTTTTTGTTTCTAATTATGTTTGATTGCAATTTAATTTCGATATTTACAGGTTTGTAAATGCAGTTGCAAGCTCCGACCTGTTTCATCTTAACAAATTTGAAGAGTTCAAAGACCTGAACAATCCGGTAGATATGTTCCAGATTGCTGTTGATGTAAGTTAATTGAAGTAGTTTACTAATTAATATAGCTTTAATTAACCCATTTTCTCCCACTGCTGGTTAAGGCACTCTTCCCCCTTTTCGAAATCAGGGGttctttagtccaccacgctgaccaggTGCCGGGACTTAGCTTTGATGATTGTATTTCTTTAATTGCTTGGTTACCTTCGAgtgtattaacaaataaaagaattaacctattaatgtcccactattaagcaagggtttcctcccgtaatgagggcggggctaggccttgagtccaccacgctagccaagtacGGGTTAAGGACTtttggagacccttgccctgcagtgagacacttataatctatactaatattataaagctgaagagtttgtttgtttgaacgcgctaatctcaggaactaccggtcaaaaatgaaaaattctttcagtgttagatagcccatttatcgaggaaggctatcatcacgctacgaccaataggggcagagtaccagtaaaaaatgttacaaaaacgggggaaaaattcacccattctctgacgcaagcgaagttgcgcgtgtcagctagtgggttagaaaaagaaagtatttttgcaGGTGATGCCGGAAGCTGCGATCAAGACCATGTCCTCGGAGGGCAGCAACTTCAAGTGGTGGCCGGTCATGACGGAGGGGGGCGCCTGTTACGTGTCCAACTCTTTGACGCTGGCTGACGTCGCTATTGTGTGAGTAACAGGTTCAATATTGACATTCTTGACTGTCAAACGCTTTTCCCATGATAGTAATCCCATTACTGGGCATAGATTTCTCCCAACCTTTGTACCTATATCTGCACTTTTTCAACAATCTTTTTAAgccgacttaaaaaaaaaaggccCTGGTTACGGCCACCACGCCtgaccacgccgctaccattgcctcgggaggtcgtgggttcgattcccacacggaacaattattatttgtgcgatccacaaatagttctTTCAGATCTGGTTacgtactttatgtccgttgtttgtatgtttgtagaagtcccccGAAACTCAAgagcaattaaaaaaatatatttatattgcagTAAGCCGAAGTCCAACGAGACGGCTGTGACTCCCATCACCTGCAAATATTCCACCCTGAGTTGTTACATCATAATGGACGTCAATACTCCCGCTGATGTAAGTACAATTACCAGGTTCGTTTTAAAGCTAAGCAGGCTTTGGCGCGGACAAGTaatagatgggtgaccttaTTCTGCTTTCGGCAATAGATTCACCGTCTATTGAATGGcaacaacattttaaacaacaaagCGTGCCCATTTAATACATATTCATactattcatactaatattataaatgcgaaagtaactctgtctgtctgtctgctactcaatcacgcctaaactactgtaccaatttgcatgaaatttggtatggagatattttgatacccgagaaaggacaaaccctatatatcatcacactacgaccaaaaggagcagagtaccagtaattaatgttacaaaaacggcgaaaattttcacccattctttcttattggacgcaagcgaagttgcgcgggtcagcatACAGTACCTACACCATAATACAACAGGATTGATTTAAGAATAGGAACCGTACTTTTCATACCAGACCGACATTTCTTGCATCGACAATTTTTAGTAACTTTCCTACTCCTAGTTCTACGTGCACTCCCCCTACGACGTGGCCGACCTGACGGACCCCCCCTCAGCGGTCTACCTCACCATCACCCGTACCACCGAGCTGAGCATCATGGAGACGCGCTGCGGCCGAGGAGTTAAAGACCTGGCGCCAACCAGGCGCGGCTGTTTGTATACTGATGAACCTAGTGATGAAGGAAGAAGGGTAAGGTTTCATGCATTAAGGAAAGTGAATACCAAAACTAAAATGCCACTTAACCATTTGCGGACCCGAACAACTGTTATCCTTCTACAACTTATACATGCCCCATGAACACGTAAACACCCCCCTTCCCCTTCTACCTCTCTCTCAAAAAACTTAATTCTCCTTAAGATCCCAAACTTACTTAATAATCCTGGATCCCCATTGGCTTTTACAATAAAGACCAGCTTCTAAAAAAAAGAATCTTGATTGGTAGTTTTCGTAAATATGAGTGATTGTAGTGCGCTTTATGGAGACGCGCTGCGGCCGAGGAGTTAAAGACCTGGCGCCCACCAGGCGCGGCTGTCTGTATACTGATGAACCTATTGATGAAGGACGTAGGGTAAGGTCTCATGCTTTCAGAAAAGTAATTTAGGTACAGACTTCACAAAATCTATTGTATTACCCTTCGAGATTCTAGTCAACATCTCGTACTCACTATTTGCGGACCCATACACCAACCTACCCTACAACAACTTTAACCTCTTGAAGACACCTCTCTCTCAGAAGACTCAAGGTGTACTGCGTCCACAGGATCGGCATTTCAGTGCCATAGAAATGAATACAAAGCAACATATAAAACGCTTTAATCTGCCCTCCCCGTCAATATCTCAAACGTACCTTTGAAGACCTTAACCCCTAAAAAATGACCCCCATTAGGCTTTACCATAGAGATAGGTTTAATAGTCCAATGGGATGCAAAACTGACACGACCaatgagaggtcaggcgcaggaccaaGGCTTTATATACTCTCCGTGGCACCgaggtctacaacctcaactACAACAAAAAGTTGGGAATAAATTTTTAACCCGTCCTACGATTCGTACCGTAGATgtgcgcggtcggtagtgtctACCGACTGCGCCAGGAAGGtatgatgttatgtatgtatattcacAGGTGTACAGCACCAATACGTGTCGTCTTTCATGCAGAAGTAGGCTGGCTCTCAAGAAATGTGGATGTTTACCTTTCTATTATTTCTATGAAGGTGAGAAACGCTTGCATCATCATTTTGTTCCATGTTTCATTCAATAATAACTATCACTGATTAGTGGTCGTATTTTTGAACCCTAGACCACTTTTGGGggatttaaatacttaaaccattcaaatatttcaattttattttagctgAAATAACTCACCATTTAAATTCTAGctaggaacgaggtgatcatgttcctccaactaAAGgcaggatcctccgaccaggcgaggcgATCATgactggtgggcctaggctgcccgactgttccagtcgggaacttgtatatatagtcaattgcagtgcaaactttgatagcgcgattcaggattTGTGACGTCATGTGGGTCGATGGTTCTGCGCTTGTTCCGTGAGATGCCGCTGTATGTAGCTGTCCGCTACATACTTACtagtagttattttttaacaagTATTCTATCGTAGCGGGTCCATCTTGCACGCCGGCCGGGATGTGGTGTCTGTCGAGGTTCTCCCAGCAGCTGGCCAGCACCGACGGAGAGAAATGCGTGTGCGCGCCGCAGTGTGTGGACAGTGTCTTCAAAGAGATCTCGACGAACGATCAGATATGGTGAGACAAACTAAAAgctatgatttttatttaaacagctctcgcactaagatttgctcttgtgtcgcggagacttttacaaacatacaaacaacagacacaagaacttaatttcctttatttccttaatattagtaggtatcgAAGTACGGTGTGGACTACgagacatacatacaaacttttataccATTTGTGTTCTTCTCCCAGGGATAAAGGTCCCTTCATGGCCCGAGGATCAGTCAAGTTCACAGTACAAGCTCCCCGGACGAGGTACACCAGGGAAATTGTCTTCCACTTTCAGGATTTAGTGGGTAAGTTACCTTATAGATCGTAGAATTAATGTGGTTAGCCACATACCCCGTCTAACGAAATTATAGCAAGTTTCATTCTATCCTAATGCCAATGAGGAGACCATTAGACCAAAAACAATAATGGttaaaaaaaccggccaagtgcgagtcagACTCGCGCAAGAAGGGtaccaaacaaaaatgttatattgtctattcttttttttgtatttgttgttatagcggcaaatacattatttgtgaaaattcagcttcctagctataaCGGTTTATGAgtagcctggtgacagacggacagatgTACGGACAGACAGCGTAGGTTAAGGGTTCCGGTTTTGCCTTTTGGGTacggaacaataaaaaattgcatTAGAATCGACAAGATATAATGATTTACAGTATCATTCGGAGGAGCGGCCGGGTTGTTCCTGGGAGCCAGTTTCATTAGTTTCATAGAGATACTGTATTTTCTCCTTGCAAGACTCTTCGGAAAGACCAGACATAAGCATGAGAAGACCAAACTGCCAGTTAAGGTACGCActctttataaaaacacaagCTTTTtcccgcgtggtttgtgactgaggacagaattttcatataaactttcatcGCCTATTTTCTCCCcttaggggtagaattgatcaaaattctttcttaaCGGATGCcacacaaagcacaatcagcgggcttatcacgtatctcagttgacagctgtTAAGTCCGCCTTtctacaaattgtataagaagtttaaataaataaataaatatacgtcaaatctatggtcactattcatgTACATTGCTATGCATTACGCTTTGacgtaaagtaaatattaatcactataatttaaaggagaaaacaatggacagcatagtggttttcaaatggTTACTTCaaactgagatatgtgataaccccccaaacccgaaacaattatttgtggatcgcactattaattgcttcgtgtgggaatcgagcccacgacccgacgcagtggtatcggcatGGAGACCTAAATCACTACGCCACGgaagcaaacaaacaaagtcaaactttaccttcgggtataataggactgaagttatgtatgtataatgtatatgttactgtaaaagcccgaactgtggtaaatcctaagattttccggtataacctaagatttaccaactctcaatggtaaaagtccgaacaagccagagtttaaaaactatgttacgatatataaaaaaatccttcttcataactatgtttataactatttcacggtaagTATaactatatactgtgacatacttataaagaaggagttttgggcaaagcgacatgggtaggttaggttaggctaaggtgggagcgagcgaagcgaagctcccaccttagtcttcgtggttatttttttttaaccacccagaaggaggagccccgcgaagcggtgctccggcgacatctcgacatcatcaagtgcatataggtaaaagttcgaaataaaagaattgttcggacttttaccattgggagttggtaaatcttaggttataccggaaaatcttaggatttaccaccgttggggcttttacagtaacatatataatgcTTTATTTTTCAGGTGAAACTACCCACATTAGCGCATGAAACAATACGTATGAAGAAATTATCAGATGTTCTTGAAACACAGAGGAAATATGAGAGATACGACATGGCTTTctagtcaaatatttatttattattagaggCCGctcacgacttcgtccgcgtggaaaccctttccgtgtaaatcccgatccctcgggaattccgggataaaaagtagcctatgtgttattctgaatCATATCAATTTTctctttaaaaagtaaaaaatctaatactttttataggtagGTTAGAAGTAGCATCAGCCATTGGGTTATTCTCCccactttcaccccctacaactATTAAACGGTAAAGctattttcatcaaacatgtctaagaacactcgcGCATAAGTCACcttcaacataaaaaaactaaattgaaattacTGCATCCGTTTGGGAGTTATGacgccacagacagacagacacgtgaAACTTATAAACACCCTCTGTTTGCGTTgggggttaaaaataaatacttaaacaaatattgtcaaacttttgttttcattttaccCTCCATCGTCCCGGTTCCCACGTTATTACCTTCACGCGACCACGCTAATAATTGGGTCAGCAGAAATCGATACACTGCACCgctttattaaatacttacttacacGCGCGGGTTCACTCgcgttttatctatactaatattataaaactgaagagtttgtttgtttgtttgaacgcgctaatctgaggaactactggtccgatttgaaaaattctttcagtgttagatagctcatttattgaggaaggctatatatcatcacgctacgactaataggagcagattaacagtaaaaaatgttacaaaaaggggaaaatttttacccattctctcttatgtgacgcaagcggagttgcgcgggtcagctagttacatcTATCTACCTTAACTATTGCTTATTTATTACCATTACGTTTcattaccaaataaaatatatttaaaagtaaaaattattttattgagctactatttacaatacatgtatgtatgtgaatgaagcaagggaagtttgtaaggatcgtagcaagtggcgttct
The DNA window shown above is from Anticarsia gemmatalis isolate Benzon Research Colony breed Stoneville strain chromosome 29, ilAntGemm2 primary, whole genome shotgun sequence and carries:
- the LOC142984974 gene encoding pickpocket protein 19-like, producing MYTYYDYPVSREKRQVKKPGRIRRWLATLMEVGRDFCKDTSIHGFNHIAAPRRLWIERLLWVCACALATWGALDVSLGQLQRYNESPTVVTLEKDFRSWRFSLPAITCCYMNRMDPNKLPGVIKKYWNIDVHDEQYAYYTRFVNAVASSDLFHLNKFEEFKDLNNPVDMFQIAVDVMPEAAIKTMSSEGSNFKWWPVMTEGGACYVSNSLTLADVAIVKPKSNETAVTPITCKYSTLSCYIIMDVNTPADFYVHSPYDVADLTDPPSAVYLTITRTTELSIMETRCGRGVKDLAPTRRGCLYTDEPSDEGRRVYSTNTCRLSCRSRLALKKCGCLPFYYFYEAGPSCTPAGMWCLSRFSQQLASTDGEKCVCAPQCVDSVFKEISTNDQIWDKGPFMARGSVKFTVQAPRTRYTREIVFHFQDLVVSFGGAAGLFLGASFISFIEILYFLLARLFGKTRHKHEKTKLPVKVKLPTLAHETIRMKKLSDVLETQRKYERYDMAF